In Candidatus Hydrogenedentota bacterium, a genomic segment contains:
- a CDS encoding cytochrome c oxidase subunit 3 codes for MWLFLAQEVMFFGGLFMAYAIYRFKYFDAWFAGSQSLSVWIGGFNTVVLLFSSFTMAMGVYYCQVGNSKWLFRMLGATLGLGIAFVVIKWFFEYQPKIAEGVFPGALWGPHGHYADLAQVANQGGLQLFFVLYYIMTGMHALHMIIGFGILLVLMWMAKRDKFGPQRYMPILFFGLYWHFVDIVWVFLFPMFYLVT; via the coding sequence ATGTGGCTGTTCCTCGCCCAGGAAGTCATGTTCTTCGGCGGGCTCTTCATGGCCTACGCCATCTACCGCTTCAAGTACTTCGACGCCTGGTTCGCCGGCAGCCAGTCCCTGAGCGTCTGGATCGGCGGCTTCAATACCGTCGTGCTCCTGTTCAGCAGTTTCACCATGGCCATGGGCGTGTACTATTGCCAGGTCGGCAACAGCAAGTGGCTGTTCCGCATGCTCGGCGCCACGCTCGGCCTCGGCATTGCCTTCGTGGTCATTAAGTGGTTCTTCGAGTACCAGCCCAAGATCGCCGAGGGCGTCTTCCCCGGCGCACTCTGGGGCCCCCACGGGCACTACGCCGATCTTGCGCAGGTCGCGAACCAGGGCGGCCTGCAGCTCTTCTTCGTGCTGTACTACATCATGACCGGCATGCACGCGCTCCACATGATCATCGGTTTCGGAATTCTGCTCGTGCTCATGTGGATGGCCAAGCGCGACAAGTTCGGCCCGCAGCGCTACATGCCCATCCTGTTCTTCGGCCTCTACTGGCACTTCGTCGATATCGTCTGGGTGTTTCTGTTCCCCATGTTCTACCTGGTGACCTGA
- a CDS encoding cytochrome C oxidase subunit IV family protein produces MSGHHHIVTPKTYGAVLVGLMALMIATILAAQVHIGPEDQHLYNLVLALAIAFCKMSLIILFFMHVKYSSNITRVFAAAGFLWLVIFFVLLFCDYAARQYGMDTPITTNPYLVN; encoded by the coding sequence ATGTCCGGACATCACCATATCGTTACCCCCAAGACCTACGGCGCCGTGCTCGTCGGCCTGATGGCGCTCATGATCGCCACCATCCTGGCCGCCCAGGTGCACATCGGGCCGGAAGATCAGCACCTCTATAACCTGGTGCTGGCCCTGGCCATCGCGTTCTGCAAGATGTCGCTCATCATCCTGTTCTTCATGCACGTGAAGTACAGCTCCAACATCACGCGCGTCTTCGCGGCCGCCGGCTTCCTGTGGCTCGTAATCTTCTTTGTACTGTTGTTTTGCGACTACGCCGCGCGCCAGTACGGCATGGATACGCCCATCACGACGAATCCCTATCTGGTGAACTGA
- a CDS encoding thioredoxin family protein, producing MPVKRRVIGNLMALVSALLLVNAACRPAPAAAIPWRPSYPLAFEEAREQGRPLLLYFQAGWCGICRDVEVRALTNPEVAAAAAAAVPVKIDIDQEPRIAERFGVDAIPAWIIVPPDGAAPARLGGRVEARDLLEFIRQAAGASDPVP from the coding sequence GTGCCAGTAAAGCGACGCGTAATTGGGAACCTGATGGCGCTCGTCTCGGCGCTGCTCCTCGTGAACGCCGCCTGCCGCCCGGCGCCCGCCGCCGCCATCCCCTGGCGCCCGTCGTATCCCCTCGCCTTCGAAGAGGCCCGCGAGCAGGGCCGGCCTCTGCTGCTCTATTTTCAAGCCGGCTGGTGCGGAATCTGCCGCGATGTCGAAGTCCGGGCGCTTACCAATCCCGAAGTCGCCGCCGCCGCCGCCGCCGCCGTGCCGGTTAAGATCGATATCGACCAGGAGCCAAGGATCGCCGAACGTTTCGGCGTGGACGCCATTCCGGCCTGGATAATTGTGCCGCCAGATGGCGCCGCGCCCGCGCGCCTCGGGGGCCGTGTGGAAGCGCGGGACTTGCTCGAATTCATTCGTCAAGCCGCCGGCGCCAGTGATCCCGTCCCGTGA
- a CDS encoding 4'-phosphopantetheinyl transferase superfamily protein yields MNQFPHPIAPEALPAPPPGAIHTWRFPLDLPESVQPGLRALLDDTERARADRFYRRIHGDRFTAARATLRRVLAACTGVPPVAIRFGVQARGKPYLIAPESDIRFNLSHSGDQGIIAVARGIEVGVDIEGIRENDSLPKIARRYFAPPEYEALQGLPESDREAAFYQCWTAKEALIKAWGLGLHAPLDRFAVEVAPGRTRLCAMDIPGFDPAAWDVQAVSAGAGFAAALAWEGPEVTIVSRCLDPSLRPM; encoded by the coding sequence GTGAACCAGTTCCCGCACCCGATCGCGCCGGAAGCGCTTCCCGCGCCGCCGCCCGGGGCCATCCACACCTGGCGATTCCCGCTGGATCTGCCGGAGAGCGTCCAACCCGGCCTGCGTGCCCTGCTCGACGATACCGAGCGCGCCCGCGCGGATCGCTTTTACCGGCGCATCCACGGGGACCGGTTTACCGCCGCGCGCGCCACGCTCCGGCGCGTGCTTGCGGCCTGTACCGGCGTTCCGCCCGTTGCGATTCGCTTCGGGGTTCAGGCGCGGGGAAAGCCGTACCTCATCGCGCCGGAGTCCGATATCCGGTTTAATCTGAGCCACTCCGGCGACCAGGGGATTATCGCCGTCGCGCGCGGGATAGAGGTGGGCGTGGATATCGAGGGCATTCGGGAGAACGATTCACTCCCCAAGATCGCGCGCCGATATTTCGCGCCGCCCGAATACGAAGCCCTGCAAGGCCTGCCGGAATCCGACCGGGAGGCCGCGTTCTACCAGTGCTGGACCGCCAAGGAGGCCCTCATCAAGGCCTGGGGTCTCGGGCTCCATGCGCCGCTGGACCGCTTCGCCGTGGAAGTGGCGCCGGGTCGAACCCGCCTGTGCGCCATGGACATCCCGGGTTTCGACCCCGCCGCCTGGGACGTCCAGGCCGTATCCGCCGGTGCGGGTTTCGCCGCCGCACTCGCCTGGGAAGG